The Ischnura elegans chromosome 10, ioIscEleg1.1, whole genome shotgun sequence genome contains the following window.
AGAAGTTTTCAGCCCATCAGGTTAGGATCGCCTGCCATTTGCCTCTGGCTCTGCACGTAGAACTGCCTCCTGGACCTCCTTCCGTCGTCGTTCACTTTGAGGCTTGTCCCGACCTGCACAGACCACGGGACCGCGTCTCTCTGTCCGTAATGCTCCCGCTGAAACGGGTCGATCACAGAGTCATGCTGACCGCTGTAAGCCCCCGTCTGCATCCCCTGACCGTAAATTATATCTCcctgctgttgttgctgctgctgcctGTTGTATCCTCCAACGCCCCCACCACCCCCGTAAAGACCTCCGCCGTAATCTGGCCCGTACATCCCCGGGCCCATGTGAGCGCTCATGTCATCCTGACGATAAGGCCGAACATATTGCTGATGCTGGACGCTTTGGTGCTCGTGGGGGTTGTACCCGTGGGCTTGCGACCAGGTGACCCAAGGGTCTCCCATGTCGATGATCTTGTACCGAACGGGGGATACCGATATGGTCGAGGACGTCACGGAACCGGTGGTATCGTACGATACGGGAGGATTCCTTTGGTATGGAAGCTGGAGCTTCCGGATGTACTTGCTGGGCACTTTCCTCAGCACTGAATAAGGGGACAGGGCCTCTGCGTCCGTGAAGAGATTGTACGACTCCGGGCCCCACCTTCTACGGCCCGCCTGCTTGCTGCCCTTGGAGGCCTTCGTGGGCTTTGGGGCTATGGCTTCGTCATCAATCGAATTGTCGGCGGAGGAGGCGCTGCTAGGAACACGAGACTTTGATGGCCTTCTGCGCGAGACCGGGGTCTCCTCCGGCTTCGGGACCCTCTCCACTCGGGAAGTCACGAAGGGCACGAGGTCCGAGTCCGGTAGCGGCGCGAGTGCGGTCTTTTTCGACCATGAAGATGGTGACGAAGCGGTGGTGGACGGGTCTGCTGGGGTGGTCCGCCCGCTCTTCCGGTGCGACGAAGCAGGGGCGGCAGACGAATAGACCGCGAGCGACAACAGAGTGAGCGCCAGGAGACAGCAGGTCCGGAGCGTCATGGCGGAGCCTTATAGGTCCGCACCTGGAAAGAGATGTACGTGAGGTTAGTTAATACGGAACACAATATCTGATGACGAAATGACTTTTAGGACGATCATCATCTTTGGTCTACAATCCTGAGACTGGTGATAATCTGCACTCAAATCTCTCACCAGTAATCTTTTTTCGTGTTAACCTGTTTCTTTTCCTCAATTAATTTATCTCATGCGAGGTTTTCCTTTGTCGTTTTTACTCCATCTCAAAAAAAGGTTTTTCTCGCCACATGAAATCTAAGGTAAGAAAACTTTTTCGTTGGTTATGCTCTTTAAATGTAATCGCTTATGTCAAGCTGCTGCAGGAGAAAATATGTCGCCAAAAAAGGGTACATTAAAAGTTGTGAATATAATTTTGCCAAATAAAATGCAAGGGTGAACCACATATATAAGAAATAACAATTTACAAAAGACAGGATAGTCTGTGTTTATTTACTTTCCTTTCTTAATCAGTACTATTATGGACGTAGGCCTTGTTTCCTTTGTGATACGACAAAACGGACGATAGGATATCATAATTATCTATACCTACATGCACTCAGGCAAAACCCATCACTGGTATACTGTTATAAATAAGCTTACGGTAGACCTATACAGACCAAAATAAATTCCATGGAATTTATTGATAAGTAATTTTATCTAAAAGGATATTAAATACGCCAGAGGCAAGCAATTAGTAAGTTGCGGGATCTATGACTggaaaatattcatcactttATTACGACCATGCAGCATTATGAAAACGGAATTTGCTTTAATAGGCTTATCAGAATTCTTCCGTCAATAGTACCACTTCTAATGAGCAGTTTCACATTCTTAAAGTTCACCAAAGATCAACCTTAAAGTACCCGTTCAGATTGACTTACTTTAGCATTTTACCACCAAAGATAAAATACTGCAATTGCTATCACCAATATATAGCTAATTAGCAATGCATTGTTTCCATTCAGTAATGCAATGGTACTTTTCTTTCAATAGTGTCACTTAACAGTACTTTTTACAGCACGTTTTAAATGCTCTGAGCATATCTGATTTCATAAATGTGTTTTCCCTTCGCAGTCAGGTAATCTTCTTTCAGTATCTAAAGAATCATGCACCTCTTTGATGAGGCCACTCAGGCCATAATTATAAACCTGTTTTTGTTTCAGGTGCCACGAAAATCCACCGTCTGCTAAATACGCAAATGTCATGTGGATCAGCACGAATTTGTAAATAGACGGGTCAATTAGGACGCAGGGAAATTATACCATAACCAAAACTGATGTAGCCTAAGGATTTTATCCCAGATTCAACATACTTTTACAAGTTTTAGTAATTGATGATAAGGGAAAGCAATCGCAACTACAGACTATCGACTCAGCATCGTTCTTCCCTAAAATATCGGTTGGTTTGATTCCGCGCCTTACACAGGATGAAATAAGTAGAGCAGACCGATTCTGAAAGATGACTGCGCTTTATGACCTAAATATCCAACGATGAAGCGCGCGAATCGATTAAGGATGAGCAAACGATTCCTCGTAAGGATAAAAAAAGCTTCTGCCAGTCTTCTCATCTTTTTCATTGCCTTATCCTTCATTAATGGTGTCTGAATCTAAATCTTAATTTTCTTTCTCTATCCAACACGCATTATTACACTCATACTATCAGAGTTCTACTGATACTTGAAGTCCTTCCATCTCATCCTTGGTGTTTCTCTCGGTTTGCTTCCTTTAGCAACTCGCTGCTACACTCTtacacataaatattttccccattGAGATATGACCTATCTAAATTACTGTACACAGTATTCCCACCACTTTCAGTTTTCACTTGATGCCATTCTTTAAAAGACCTTTTGTTAGTATCAGGCTAAATATTGACGGGAATGTGAGATAGGCCCCTGGAGGGTTCAGTACTGAATGTCCCCTAATTTCCACTTTCAAAAAGCGAATGAAAAATGTACCATGCCCACTTAATGCCAGCATCAACTTGACACAGCTATACATGAAATGTCATAAAAGTAGCAAACACTGCTACCTGATACATCAATGATAGTGGCAGCCATAATGACAGTCCTCAGGCAAATTCGGTTTGGTGAGCCATGCTGAATGTTCCACAGAACATTGGAAAGCTTCAATGTTCGCATTAAATTCAAGTGTTTGTATAGactaaatattttccatagtCTTTATTCATACATAAATTGTACTATTTTTCCTTTCTAAAGCGTCTGCCAAGTATAAATCGGGAATTCCGGCTCGCTGATTGGCTGGCGCTTTCTTCGTTAACGCGTCTCTCTGTATGTCTAGcagcaaaagaataaaaaagtaaagcTATTTCTGCTACCAAACTTGCCTTGGATGCAATATTCTGAATTCTTAGAGTGctgaaggagaaataaaaattcatttacatcgCACAATACACACACATTCAGAGGCACAAGCATGCCTCAAAAACAGGCAGCGATAATATCACTTAACTTTTTAGCCGCACAACCACAGTCACACGCTCCTCAAATGCGCCCGATAAACAATCAGTTTTCCAACTCGAGGAGGACGGTCAACCGTTCCGCTTCGTTTACAACGCTCACATATGAATTCAACTGTATTCATCTCGCACCCACGTACTATATCATCGTCACGGAAGCCGCTCTCGAACGGCATTCTCGGAGGCGGAACAAACTAAGCAGAAGTTTCCCGCATATCATCCCGAGAACCCGGTGCATAAGACTCGCCAGTCACTTCCTTGCGGTAAGATTTGTAGCCGCTGACGGGAGAAAGGGAGGAAATAATGAGGAATAGGAACAAAAGAGGAAGGACCCGTGATGACTGAATATCCCACGCGCCACCCCAACGAGAACCTCCTACAAGTCCCAAGGGATTCAAACGCCCCCTAACGAAGGCGAGCCCAACCGCTAACCCTCCTGAGGTCACGCTCTCTGGACTACAACTCAAAGTGGTCGTTGGATGCAGTTCTTTCGTCCACGGCTACTGAGCATTTGTCTTTCCGGTCTTTGAACCCACACAAAACATTTCGAATGCAGACGCATACCGAAGACAAACGGAACCCTGTACAGCACTGAGGACACTTTAATTAGTTAACCTAAGGTCAAGAAAATGTTTATATAGATGGATTCGGtcagtaaatacatttaaaagtaACACATACACCTTTTATAAAAATTCGTGTAAATGAACTAGcaaaaaattgaatcataagatTCTTAAGACGATAAAATTAATATACTGCAggttataaaaattaactaacaGCTCGCAGTAGAACAATCTCTCTTATCATTCAGGTGAATTTACCTGACTCATAATTCGCAGTTCATTTCATTAAAACGTACAATTCTTCAACAGCTACGAACATACTAGGTAATTACAACCACAAGCATTATACCCTTATGCCAACTCTCACTTTAAAAGActtatgtaataaaattaaagatgTGAAAATGAATGCAGATGAGTTTTAGTTAAAAAAGTACTCTAATATTCACTATCAGACTTCTAAAAGAAAAAGTACGCCCGGCGGGGTAAGTCCTCCTCTGACAAACAATAAGTCACGGGTTCGAATTCCGTCTCGGTGAATTGTCCCAAtttagggcatggttgttcgtgcacgtgaaATTGTTAACTTTGTTACAAACCCCGAATTAAAAGGTCAATATGCGCTGTTTTCGGCGGTgtgggaatgaataaaaatataaacatccGTTGTCCATTTATCATTCTACGAAGAATGAGTAGAGTAGCACCAAAAGGACACCCGATTCAAGTTTTTTTATGCTAAATATTTGGGTATTCACGCTCTGATACGCTCCACCCGGATCTTTTTTTCCTATGCCTCGACCTTGTCTCCAATTGTGGGTGACAACGTGTTCTCAAATACACGAGGGGTTCTCCGTCCACAGGACGTGATTATTTCCGCCAAGGAGACTGACCGACACGGCGTTTTTCGTCTAGAAAGCGTGCTCCGAATCCCACGCTCCAAAAGGTTCCTACAGCGTCATCGTGGCTGAAACACTCAGGTGGATTAGAGAGACGCACAAAGGGATTAGAAGCCTAAAACCAGAAAGGAAAGCGTTTGTGTTTATTGACTGCTGATCGATGAGTTTATGTTTCTACTCGGATTAAGCTTTATGACAACCCCAACTAAAATTCCTCGTGGGTTTGAGGTGACCCTGGGTAAGGAACTGTCACCTCTATCCTGACAGAATGAAATGCAAACCAGTGTCGGTAAGTACTCGAGTAAAATTAGTCGGATTATTTGTAACGATTATGTTCGCAGTTATTTTTACTTGTAactactttttacgaaatgttatttttaactgtaatttactcctaaaggccgtattacacggtagacggaattgcgcaatctgacgtgcgtgcgaaggcgcaatcaaaattgcgtcgtgtaaagcggtgaattgcaagaacacatgcgacaATGCGTGGATGCGAAACGGCAAAATAGTCCCAGTTCGATTCTCAAtgtttcgttcgtgcattcgcgcaattccacgccattttagaaattaatgcagctctaacctgcgcaattccgtgccccgcgtaaaactgccttaacccattataacccaatgttgcttctaagcaacaacaaaaatttatacattatcAGCTCAATTttagaaatatctaaactacgtattattttgtggtataaagcttaattaggaaatatttagcttcaattctaattatgattgagtgcaacattttcaagctttcaaggtgaaaaaacttgaaatttgatgTTGCTCCGAAGTAACTCTGGGCTAGAAAGGGTTAACAGTGAAATAGGAATCAttactttcgttgtaatcgttacttgATCGAAATCCACGATTACTTTACCGATTTCACAGGTTTGCCTAGGCCTACAGATAACTTCAAGTCCCTGAGTACCTTAATGCTAGTTTAGGTTCAGCCACACTTACGCTGTAGCCTATTtgtgatgggtacaaaatatgacgcTCCTTATGTTATTAAACCAATTACAGTTGCATATATCGCAACTGAAATTACATTCCTCGATTTCTATTCCCAAATGAAAAGATGGCTTAGTTCACTTCCACGggtttattttcttggtacgacatgtttcgatccatagaggtcattttcaagtacggTAACCGCTATGGATCGAAActtgtcgtaccaagaaaataaatcagtgaaatcaatgaagtcgtcttttcatttgtgaatatcaacttccacataatTGAGCCTGATACCAATGAATGTATCAATTTCTATGAATGAATCATTCCACATTATTACCGCAATATTCGACTGCTGTCAGGTGTTCTCTAGAGTGGCAAATCTTACAAGAAGTTATTGTAATCGTTACTGTAATTTTACCGATTACTTTTCAAATCGGTAATTCGTACTCGAAACTGATTACTTTATGAACGAAGTAACTAtaattgagcccagttactttttctaTGTACTTTTACCAAGACTGTTTCAAACGGCTATGGCTGGAACCTGAGAGATCTCCATCCTCACCCATCCAATTAAGCCTTCACATTAGATGATAGAAACATTTAGTAAACATGCGTCGTGGAATCGAATACACTTCACCTAAACCCTCAAATTATTTATAGTAATAGTagtagtatttttgtttttgggGTACGTCGACATCCGAGGTCATTTCGCACCGCATTGTatcttatgtaaaaaaaaatatgtggatCATTTCATTAACTCAGTGAAATCTCGAGAATCTTGGTCTACTCAAAATAGGAATGCACAAGAGAAAATATATACAAAGTGAATTGTACTCTTACATTTTGTTAAGAAGACcaattatttaaaacatgttaTTACTAAGCTAACGCTCACGGAGAATGTCGTAAAAGTCTCCTACGAGGGCCATCCTATTGCGCCATACGCGATACAAGTCACACACTATCAGGATATGTCTTAGATGATTGATATCCGGATGATAAGTTACTGTTGCAGTGAAAGTGTATCAATTAGTACATCTGTTTTCACTCAGTGAACTCTTAATAGGTATTCACTTTCGGGGTTTTACTGCCAAGAACACGGAATTGTTAGACCTCATGTGACGTACCGACGAATGGTAGAAATACAAACGTAAGATGTTGCATCAACTTAAATGCGGAGGTTGTCTACCCATCCAAGACAACCTGAGAGGAATGATGCGCAGCATAATAAGTGCTTTCTTCAACAATCACTGAAGAaagtacaattttaattttaaaatcgaagcgttaaaatatttcctaatttcctgTGGTCAACTAAATTCAAAGTATCAGCCAAAGTCACAaccacagcaaaaaaaaaaactactccaATAGAGGTTTCAATCCTTTTGACGACAATTTTTGTTAGGACGGCCCAGTCTGGACATTTGGGCTTATTGATAACAGTCTGAAAATTCTTTCTTTGGTTTTCtcaactttttctttctttatttatttatttattacagctGTAATGTTTCCAAGTAAAGCCAAGTCGATATTCAGGAAAAAGTTGCGAATGAAACTGATTGAAGCAAATTTTACCAGTAAGTGAGTGATTTCAACGCTTGAAACTTAAACGTTAACGCCCATTATGGGTAACGATGTAGTTAAATAGTTACCGAATAAAAAGGGCTCTAATTTTTGCTGGATACTATTTCTTTACCGCAGGATATTTTATTGGAATAACTTTTCATCAATAGCGGTGACTTCAGATTTTGATGTACAGGGTTATTATTCCACATTTCcagtcataaaataatttaatatccaAGTTATATCACTTTAACATCTCTTAGCGTACACAGACGTAACATTggtattattaatataaaacttacGTGTTTTAGGCTTAAAAATAGC
Protein-coding sequences here:
- the LOC124166721 gene encoding uncharacterized protein LOC124166721, encoding MTLRTCCLLALTLLSLAVYSSAAPASSHRKSGRTTPADPSTTASSPSSWSKKTALAPLPDSDLVPFVTSRVERVPKPEETPVSRRRPSKSRVPSSASSADNSIDDEAIAPKPTKASKGSKQAGRRRWGPESYNLFTDAEALSPYSVLRKVPSKYIRKLQLPYQRNPPVSYDTTGSVTSSTISVSPVRYKIIDMGDPWVTWSQAHGYNPHEHQSVQHQQYVRPYRQDDMSAHMGPGMYGPDYGGGLYGGGGGVGGYNRQQQQQQQGDIIYGQGMQTGAYSGQHDSVIDPFQREHYGQRDAVPWSVQVGTSLKVNDDGRRSRRQFYVQSQRQMAGDPNLMG